Proteins from a single region of Canis lupus baileyi chromosome 35, mCanLup2.hap1, whole genome shotgun sequence:
- the USF3 gene encoding basic helix-loop-helix domain-containing protein USF3 isoform X2: MFPCPEAAEEIKKLRKQLEEIQKENGRYIELLKANDICLYDDPTIHWKGNLKNSKVSVVIPSDQVQKNIIVYSNGSQPGGNSQGTAVQGITFNVGHNLQKQTANVVPVQRTCNLVTPVSISGVYPSENKPWHQTTVSALAANQPVPLCLPATISAQNILELSTSESESSVLGATSASLIAVPIGPEPPQRRSLHTCLNDQSSPENKNGQESPKLVKKTVSCATSIPTASSATATKVHHGSKSCLSVQDFRNDFQTTFVVSVTTTVCSQPPRSAGDSCPASISKGADSASVTAVVAPSAPGGGKTTTPISTVSANPLDNGWTLSCSLPSSSVSASDLKNINSLTRISSAGNTQTTWTTLQLAGNTIQPLSQTPSSAVTPVLNESGTSPTTTNHSRHVATGVNLNNSFPADGQAVEQVVVTLPSCPSLPMQPLIAQPQVKSQPPKNILPLNSAMQVFQMAQPVGSAVNAAPANQNVIILQPPSTTPCPTVMRAEVPNQTVGQQIVIIQAANQNPLPLLSAPPPGSVRLPVNGTSALIGSNNSVQNVSNPQTFGGKHLVHILPRPSSLSTSSSTQTFSVTMSNQQQPQTISLNGQLFALQPVMSSSGTTNQTPMQIIQPTTSEDPNTNVALNTFGALASLNQSISQMAGQSCVQLSISQPANPPTAANSQTTPVNCVSLTTTVASPMTTDNSATLPSTYSLVTTPSVNTVACLPNVRSKRLNKKPSAKKHLGANKSACPLNPVRDASKLDCPSAEATAEPSCADGLLESLPVVLPSVTVSQANSISVSGSHSLDVLNSESVIPESVPKSKSAEETSSPSQEPVTSEHFVTAPAKSKDSAPILQRETSQDKPPTSLALSDAAKSCTSANVLIPSPSDPHILVSQVSGLSSTTSTSTDCVSEVEIIAEPCRVEQDSTSETMQTTALLKGQGLTALLSGLAKEKDPQKLSLSVQVDHPDFSSDSSKIVDSSVELHPKQDLLLMNSDDRDPGQHHSCIPDQEVINGSLLGSRQADSPMSTSSGSSRSFSVASMLPETTREDVTSNTTTNTCDSCTFVEQTDIVALAARAIFDQENLEKGRAGSQADMREVASKPSEASPLEGDQPFKTQISKEGGTGQTEATPNEFNSQDSIEATVDRPLGKPSCSVGIKTSNASLQVSTSQPPSITSLSVNNLIHQSSISHPLVTCAGLSQTSEQTAVPATVNLTVASSSYTSQPPGPALMTEYPQEQLNTIAGTIPNPQIQEPLLKPSQESRKDSAKRAVQDDLLLSSAKRQKHCQPAPLRLEAMSLMSRTPDSISDQAQMMVNQLPPNSANSVGPISNPAHGDGLTRLFPPSNNFVAPALRQTEVQCSSQNSVAEQQQTQASQHLQALQQHVPAQGVSHLHSNHLYLKQQQQQQQQAGQLRERHHLYQLQHHVPHAESSVHSQPHNVHQQRTLQQEVQMQKKRNLVQGSQASQLSLQPKHHGTDQSRPKSGQPHPHHQQMQQQMQQHFGSTQPEKSCENPSTSRNHHNHPQNHLNQDIMHQQQDVGSRQQGSGVSSEHVSGHNPMQRLLTSRGLEQQMGSQPSIVTRPSDMTCTPHRPERNRVSSYSAEALIGKTSSNSEQRMGISIQGSRVSDQLEMRSYLDVPRNKSLAIHNMQGRVDHTVASDIRLSDCQTFKPSGASQQPQSNFEVQSSRNNEIGNPVSSLRSMQSQAFRISQNPGPPPIDRQKRLPYPAVQSIPTGNAIPPRDSENPCHQSFMQSLLAPHLGDQVLGSQRSLSEHQRNTQCGPSSAIEYTCPPTHESVHIRRESESQNRESCDMSLGAINTRNSTLNIPFSSSSSSGDIQGRNTSPNVSVQKSNPMRITDSHGTKGHMNPPVTTNMHGVARPALPHPSVSHGNAEQGPPVRPTNSSVPQRSRHPLQDSSGSKIRQPERNRSGNQRHSNVFDPSLPHLPLSTSGSMILGRQQPTTEKRGSIVRFMPDSPQVPNDNSAPDQHTLSQNFGFPFIPEGGMNPPINANTSFIPQVTQPSATRTPALIPVDPQNTLPSFYPPYSPAHPTLSNDISIPYFSNQMFSNPSTEKVNSGGLNNRFGSILSPPRPVGFAQPSFPLLPDMPPMHMTNSHLSNFNMTSLFPEIATALPDGSAMSPLLTIANSSASDSSKQSSNRPAHNISHILGHDCSSAV, encoded by the exons ATGTTCCCCTGCCCTGAAGCAG ctgaagaaattaaaaagctaCGTAAACAACTGgaagaaattcaaaaagaaaatggccGGTATATTGAATTACTAAAAGCAAATGACATATGCCTCTATGATGACCCCACGATCCACTggaaaggaaatcttaaaaactcAAAGGTCTCTGTTGTTATTCCCAGTGATCAGGTTCAAAAAAATATCATTGTTTATTCCAATGGGAGTCAGCCTGGTGGAAACAGCCAGGGAACAGCTGTTCAGGGGATAACCTTTAATGTTGGTCATAATTTACAAAAGCAAACCGCCAATGTGGTGCCAGTACAGAGGACTTGCAATCTTGTGACTCCTGTGTCTATTTCTGGAGTTTACCCTTCTGAAAACAAGCCATGGCATCAGACTACAGTTTCTGCATTGGCTGCCAACCAGCCTGTTCCTCTTTGTCTTCCTGCTACCATTTCTGCTCAAAATATTCTTGAACTTTCCACCTCCGAAAGCGAATCGAGTGTGCTTGGTGCCACCAGTGCCTCATTGATCGCTGTTCCCATTGGGCCTGAACCTCCCCAACGTCGTTCCTTGCACACATGTCTAAATGATCAAAGTTCTCCTGAAAATAAGAATGGGCAAGAGAGCCCCAAATTAGTGAAGAAGACAGTCTCTTGTGCCACAAGCATCCCCACCGCCTCCTCAGCGACTGCCACGAAAGTGCACCATGGAAGCAAGTCCTGCCTGAGCGTACAGGATTTCAGAAATGATTTTCAAACCACCTTTGTTGTTTCAGTTACCACCACGGTCTGCTCCCAGCCTCCCAGATCTGCAGGTGATTCTTGTCCAGCGAGCATTAGCAAGGGTGCAGACTCGGCAAGTGTTACCGCAGTGGTGGCCCCTTCTGCCCCCGGAGGAGGGAAGACCACCACTCCGATAAGCACTGTCTCTGCAAACCCTTTGGACAATGGTTGGACTCTTTCTTGTTCTTTGCCTTCTTCAAGTGTTAGTGcttcagatttaaaaaacattaatagcCTTACCCGAATTTCCTCCGCTGGAAACACACAGACCACGTGGACTACTTTGCAACTGGCGGGAAACACTATTCAGCCCTTAAGCCAGACACCTTCTTCTGCTGTGACTCCGGTATTAAATGAGTCTGGTACCAGCCCTACCACAACCAACCACAGTAGACACGTCGCCACAGGCGTCAACTTGAATAATTCCTTTCCAGCAGATGGGCAGGCAGTTGAGCAAGTAGTTGTAACCTTGCCTTCTTGTCCATCTTTACCTATGCAGCCACTGATTGCCCAGCCACAAGTTAAATCTCAGCCTCCAAAAAATATCCTTCCATTGAATTCAGCAATGCAAGTGTTTcagatggctcagccagttgggtCGGCTGTTAATGCAGCTCCAGCTAATCAAAATGTTATCATTCTTCAGCCCCCCAGCACTACCCCATGCCCAACAGTGATGAGAGCAGAGGTTCCCAACCAAACAGTAGGTCAACAGATAGTGATCATACAGGCAGCTAATCAGAACCCCTTGCCGCTCCTCTCAGCTCCACCTCCTGGTTCTGTTCGACTCCCTGTCAATGGAACCAGTGCTCTCATAGGGTCTAATAATTCAGTGCAAAATGTTTCGAACCCACAGACTTTTGGAGGAAAGCATCTTGTCCATATATTACCAAGACCTTCATCTTTATCAACATCTAGTTCAACACAAACTTTTTCTGTCACCATGTCAAACCAACAACAGCCTCAAACCATTTCTTTAAATGGACAGCTCTTTGCTTTGCAGCCTGTGATGTCCTCATCAGGAACTACAAATCAAACCCCTATGCAAATTATCCAACCCACCACCAGCGAAGATCCAAATACCAATGTTGCCCTGAATACATTTGGAGCTTTGGCCAGCCTCAATCAAAGCATATCACAGATGGCTGGGCAAAGCTGTGTACAGTTGTCTATTAGCCAGCCTGCCAATCCTCCAACTGCTGCAAATAGTCAGACCACCCCAGTCAACTGTGTTTCATTAACAACAACTGTAGCATCTCCCATGACAACTGATAATTCAGCCACACTACCCAGTACTTACAGTCTAGTAACTACTCCCTCAGTGAACACTGTAGCTTGTTTACCTAACGTGAGGTCAAAAAGGTTGAATAAGAAGCCAAGTGCCAAGAAACACTTAGGAGCTAACAAGTCAGCATGCCCCCTGAACCCAGTCAGAGATGCGAGCAAGTTAGACTGCCCCAGCGCTGAAGCCACTGCAGAGCCATCGTGTGCCGATGGGCTGCTGGAAAGCCTCCCTGTTgtgttaccatctgtcaccgtgTCCCAGGCAAATAGTATAAGTGTTTCTGGCTCACATTCTTTGGATGTTCTGAATTCTGAATCAGTGATACCTGAATCTGTACCCAAATCTAAGTCAGCAGAAGAGACTAGCTCACCCTCCCAAGAACCTGTAACAAGTGAACATTTTGTAACGGCCCCAGCAAAATCCAAAGATTCTGCCCCCATTTTGCAACGAGAGACATCTCAGGATAAGCCACCAACTAGTCTGGCATTGTCAGACGCTGCCAAATCCTGCACTTCGGCCAACGTGTTGATTCCATCTCCAAGCGATCCCCACATTTTGGTTTCTCAGGTTTCTGGTCTGTCATCTACCACTAGCACTAGCACCGACTGCGTTTCTGAGGTCGAGATCATTGCTGAACCTTGCAGGGTGGAGCAAGATTCCACGTCTGAAACAATGCAAACGACAGCTCTCTTAAAGGGGCAAGGTTTGACTGCATTGCTGTCTGGTCTTGCTAAAGAAAAAGACCCTCAGAAACTCTCTCTTTCAGTCCAGGTGGACCATCCTGACTTTTCTTCTGACAGTTCTAAAATAGTTGATTCAAGTGTCGAGTTACATCCCAAACAGGACCTCTTGCTGATGAACAGTGATGATAGAGATCCAGGGCAGCATCACTCCTGCATCCCTGATCAGGAGGTTATTAATGGTTCCTTGCTTGGCAGCAGGCAGGCTGACTCTCCCATGTCAACCAGTTCTGGCAGTAGCCGCAGTTTCTCTGTGGCGTCCATGCTTCCTGAAACGACTAGAGAGGATGTCACCAGCAATACGACAACTAATACTTGTGACAGCTGTACCTTTGTAGAGCAAACTGATATAGTCGCCCTTGCAGCAAGAGCTATTTTTGACCAGGAGAACCTTGAGAAGGGAAGAGCTGGCAGCCAGGCTGATATGAGGGAAGTTGCTTCGAAGCCTTCTGAAGCGTCACCTTTAGAGGGAGACCAGCCTTTCAAAACACAGATATCTAAAGAGGGGGGCACGGGACAGACGGAAGCAACACCAAATGAATTTAATTCTCAGGATTCGATTGAAGCGACTGTGGATCGGCCCCTTGGAAAACCAAGTTGTTCTGTAGGAATTAAAACATCAAATGCCTCTTTACAGGTTTCGACTTCTCAGCCACCGAGCATCACCAGTTTGAGTGTGAACAATCTTATCCACCAGAGCAGCATCAGCCATCCCCTGGTCACCTGTGCTGGTTTATCCCAGACTTCAGAGCAAACAGCTGTTCCTGCAACGGTTAACCTGACTGTTGCCTCCAGCTCCTACACCAGTCAGCCTCCTGGACCAGCTCTGATGACGGAATATCCCCAAGAACAGCTGAATACCATTGCTGGCACCATACCAAATCCACAGATTCAAGAGCCACTCTTAAAGCCAAGTCAGGAAAGCCGCAAAGACTCTGCTAAGCGTGCTGTCCAAGACGACCTTTTATTGTCTTCGGCTAAACGTCAAAAGCATTGTCAGCCCGCCCCGCTGAGGCTTGAAGCTATGTCCCTGATGAGCCGAACCCCAGACAGCATTTCTGATCAAGCTCAGATGATGGTCAACCAGCTCCCTCCCAATTCGGCAAACTCTGTTGGGCCTATTAGCAACCCAGCACACGGAGATGGCCTTACACGACTATTTCCACCTAGTAACAATTTTGTTGCCCCTGCACTGAGGCAAACGGAAGTCCAGTGCAGTTCTCAGAATTCAGTTGCTGAGCAGCAGCAAACCCAGGCCAGTCAACATCTCCAGGCCCTGCAACAGCATGTTCCAGCCCAGGGGGTATCTCACCTGCATAGCAACCACCTCTActtaaagcagcagcagcagcagcagcagcaagcagGGCAGCTAAGAGAGAGGCATCACTTGTATCAGCTGCAGCATCATGTACCTCATGCAGAGAGCTCTGTCCACTCTCAGCCCCATAATGTCCACCAACAGAGAACTCTACAACAGGAAGtccagatgcagaaaaagaggaATCTTGTTCAGGGCTCTCAGGCCTCTCAGCTTTCCTTACAACCAAAGCACCACGGAACTGACCAGTCCCGACCCAAGAGTgggcagccccacccccaccatcagcAGATGCAGCAACAGATGCAGCAACACTTCGGAAGCACCCAGCCGGAGAAGAGTTGTGAAAACCCTTCAACCAGCCGGAACCACCATAACCATCCCCAGAACCATCTCAATCAAGATATCATGCACCAGCAGCAGGATGTGGGAAGCAGGCAGCAAGGTTCAGGGGTTTCTTCGGAACATGTGTCTGGGCATAATCCAATGCAGAGGCTTTTGACATCAAGAGGCCTAGAGCAGCAAATGGGGTCCCAGCCGAGCATCGTGACCAGACCTTCAGACATGACCTGTACTCCACACAGGCCGGAGAGGAATAGAGTTTCAAGTTATTCTGCTGAGGCACTTATTGGAAAGACGTCTTCTAATTCAGAGCAGAGAATGGGCATATCAATTCAGGGTTCCAGAGTTTCAGATCAGCTTGAGATGAGAAGCTATCTTGATGTCCCCAGGAATAAGAGTTTGGCCATTCACAATATGCAGGGTCGCGTGGACCACACGGTTGCCTCGGATATCCGCCTTTCCGACTGTCAGACCTTTAAACCAAGTGGAGCCAGTCAGCAGCCCCAGAGTAATTTTGAAGTACAATCttcaagaaataatgaaataggtAACCCTGTATCATCATTGAGGAGTATGCAGTCCCAGGCCTTTCGAATTAGTCAAAACCCTGGTCCACCGCCAATCGACCGCCAAAAGAGATTACCTTATCCAGCAGTTCAGAGTATCCCGACAGGAAATGCCATCCCACCAAGGGACAGTGAGAATCCATGCCACCAGAGTTTCATGCAGAGTTTACTCGCCCCTCACCTTGGAGATCAGGTCCTTGGAAGCCAGAGGTCCCTCTCAGAGCATCAGAGGAACACACAGTGTGGCCCCTCCTCTGCAATTGAATATACTTGCCCCCCGACTCATGAAAGTGTCCATAttagaagagagagtgagagtcaGAACAGGGAAAGTTGTGACATGTCCTTAGGTGCAATTAACACCAGGAACAGCACCTTGAATATTCCTTTCTCGAGTTCTTCTTCTTCAGGAGATATTCAGGGTCGAAACACAAGTCCCAATGTTTCTGTGCAGAAGTCCAATCCCATGAGGATAACTGACAGTCATGGGACCAAGGGCCACATGAACCCTCCAGTCACAACCAACATGCATGGGGTTGCAAGGCCAGCTCTACCCCATCCGTCTGTGTCTCACGGAAATGCTGAGCAAGGGCCTCCCGTACGTCCGACTAATTCTTCAGTTCCCCAGCGATCAAGGCATCCCTTGCAAGACAGCAGTGGTTCCAAAATTCGTCAGCCTGAACGGAATCGTTCTGGAAACCAAAGACACAGTAATGTCTTTGACCCAAGTCTCCCCCATCTTCCTCTGTCTACCAGTGGCAGCATGATCCTTGGACGCCAGCAACCCActacagagaagagaggaagtaTCGTTCGTTTCATGCCTGATAGCCCACAAGTCCCTAATGATAATTCAGCGCCTGACCAGCATACACTATCACAAAATTTcggttttccttttattcccgAGGGTGGCATGAATCCACCAATAAATGCTAATACTTCTTTCATTCCACAGGTTACTCAGCCTAGTGCCACTCGAACGCCAGCTCTCATCCCTGTAGACCCCCAAAACACGCTACCCTCCTTTTATCCCCCGTACTCTCCTGCTCATCCTACACTGTCCAATGATATTTCCATCCCCTATTTCTCCAATCAAATGTTCTCAAATCCTAGCACCGAGAAGGTAAACAGCGGAGGCTTAAATAACCGATTCGGATCAATTCTGTCTCCTCCCAGACCTGTCGGTTTTGCTCAACCAAgttttcctcttctccctgacATGCCGCCCATGCACATGACCAACTCTCACTTGTCCAACTTTAACATGACATCTTTGTTTCCAGAAATAGCTACGGCTCTTCCCGATGGCTCGGCAATGTCACCTTTGCTTACGATAGCAAActcctctgcctctgactcttCCAAGCAGTCCTCAAACAGACCTGCCCACAACATAAGCCATATTCTAGGTCATGACTGCAGTTCAGCTGTTTAA